From Parasphaerochaeta coccoides DSM 17374, a single genomic window includes:
- a CDS encoding DNA translocase FtsK — protein sequence MKKGALFLIILSLVLMVAGGLLAASIFVSGLTSFTAFAPKLSAFIASVLSSLIPAVSFSDSPVGLYPLAILAIGWGVLVLVCRKKPLYIWVFPMSTVMAVTLYLLVWSVRHPQVLHPLLQLILGTGMDSRESSLVVLLAFIIEVLLLMVLTLLSRMIMHRKKRVANPDSPQGESSVQKQHPAKPAKTKKKRRHGTNEIPDEATVTFRLDENGKETYSSMGSREHDDAPAPLVFPDLSSAPRADSLIKNGRTAPYVETPEPLPARRKVSRASDITDALFSAPTSHEPPPQEEVPGAGKKRSTFMEAALSIAEHKGQPVASTKIFHSGQLAAAVDRSQKGQGGSTASLSGFRNKYQGRSPSSSADVSKGFTLADVVTAAESRVPGNHDDGRKNSPPMSSAQSSWQQAPVGAIPSTRRSSSEFKPADPAPVTYVIPVETMPPTEYKVEQKIEQKIEQRAEPAPMWDYRHSTAQPIGDAENIGDPLPVEVAHDGDSDEDMVSGIGWLSSSNAGNSALYNRSKLMYQFPSPSLLTTYPEQANVIDDTIRAQGEQLIETLRQFKVEASLINIAKGPTVTMFEVALAPGIRVNAVMNLADNIALNLAARQVRIQAPIPGKQAVGIEVPNKKRDTIGFKELLPAMDAQEFAIPMVLGKTITGRPVAIDLAATPHLLIAGSTGSGKSVCVNSLICSLLYRRTPKQVRLILVDPKVVELTIYNGIPHLLTPVITEAKKTIKALNFCLAEMERRYRLLQSLGARNIKAYNKKLQTERIAREKLPYIVVIIDEFADIMLTLGKDLEGILSRLAAMSRAVGIHLVLATQRPSMDVITGTIKSNIPSRIAFAVTSNTNSRIIIDEGGAEKLLGKGDMLYMSNTDPIPSRIQGTFLSDEEVEAIASYARTQGEPDYLDEAIFEDDEPESTSSGDSGEDLGDDDEAMMRRALEIVVERKCASASFLQRRLKIGYNRAARLVEEMEEMGYVGPANGSKPRELLRYPD from the coding sequence GTGAAGAAAGGAGCGTTATTTCTCATTATCCTGTCTCTGGTTCTCATGGTAGCGGGAGGATTGCTTGCGGCATCCATCTTCGTTTCTGGTCTGACTTCCTTCACAGCCTTCGCGCCGAAACTTTCCGCTTTCATTGCATCCGTGCTTTCATCCCTTATTCCTGCTGTCAGCTTTTCGGATTCTCCCGTCGGCCTTTATCCTCTGGCTATTCTTGCCATTGGCTGGGGCGTTCTGGTGCTGGTATGTCGTAAGAAGCCGTTGTACATATGGGTTTTCCCGATGAGCACCGTGATGGCTGTCACGCTCTACCTGCTTGTCTGGTCGGTACGCCATCCTCAGGTTCTCCATCCTCTCCTTCAATTAATCCTGGGAACCGGCATGGATAGTCGGGAATCTTCCTTGGTCGTCCTGCTGGCTTTCATCATAGAAGTGCTTCTGCTGATGGTTCTGACGCTCCTTAGCCGGATGATCATGCACCGGAAGAAGCGGGTAGCGAATCCAGACTCTCCCCAGGGTGAGTCCTCCGTTCAGAAGCAGCATCCCGCCAAGCCCGCCAAGACTAAAAAGAAGCGGCGTCACGGTACGAATGAAATACCCGATGAGGCTACGGTGACTTTCCGTCTTGATGAGAATGGGAAAGAAACATATTCTTCCATGGGTTCGCGTGAGCATGACGATGCTCCTGCCCCCTTGGTGTTCCCCGATTTATCCTCCGCTCCACGGGCTGATTCCCTCATCAAGAACGGACGAACCGCCCCGTATGTCGAAACCCCGGAACCCTTGCCCGCGCGCCGGAAAGTTTCCCGTGCATCGGATATTACCGATGCTTTGTTCAGTGCTCCCACGTCCCATGAGCCGCCGCCTCAAGAAGAAGTTCCTGGCGCGGGAAAGAAGCGTTCAACGTTCATGGAAGCCGCGCTGAGCATTGCCGAGCACAAAGGGCAGCCGGTCGCCTCCACGAAGATATTCCACTCCGGTCAGCTTGCCGCCGCTGTGGATCGTTCACAAAAAGGGCAGGGTGGTTCCACAGCCTCTCTCTCAGGATTCAGGAATAAATACCAAGGACGGTCACCGTCTTCATCTGCCGATGTGAGCAAAGGCTTTACTCTGGCAGATGTCGTGACTGCCGCAGAAAGTCGTGTCCCAGGCAACCATGATGACGGACGGAAAAATTCCCCGCCGATGTCTTCTGCGCAGTCCTCATGGCAACAAGCACCGGTCGGAGCTATTCCATCGACACGTCGCAGTTCTTCCGAGTTCAAACCTGCCGACCCGGCTCCCGTCACCTATGTCATTCCCGTAGAGACCATGCCGCCGACAGAGTACAAGGTAGAGCAAAAGATAGAGCAAAAGATAGAGCAAAGGGCTGAACCCGCGCCGATGTGGGATTATCGCCACTCCACTGCACAGCCGATCGGTGACGCCGAGAATATAGGGGATCCCTTGCCTGTGGAGGTCGCGCATGATGGGGATTCCGATGAAGACATGGTAAGCGGCATCGGATGGTTGTCATCTTCCAATGCGGGTAACAGCGCATTGTACAACCGAAGCAAGTTGATGTACCAATTCCCCAGTCCGTCGCTCCTGACGACCTATCCTGAACAGGCAAATGTGATAGATGACACGATTCGTGCCCAAGGTGAACAACTCATAGAGACTTTGCGTCAGTTCAAGGTCGAGGCATCTTTGATCAATATCGCCAAGGGCCCGACCGTTACCATGTTCGAGGTCGCGTTGGCTCCGGGCATCAGGGTCAACGCCGTGATGAACCTGGCGGACAACATAGCTCTGAATCTGGCCGCCCGTCAGGTTCGTATCCAGGCTCCCATCCCAGGAAAACAGGCTGTGGGCATAGAGGTTCCGAACAAGAAACGCGATACAATTGGCTTCAAGGAGTTGTTGCCGGCCATGGATGCCCAGGAGTTTGCAATCCCCATGGTTCTGGGCAAGACGATTACTGGCAGACCGGTAGCCATTGATTTGGCTGCAACTCCCCACCTGCTCATTGCTGGTTCAACGGGAAGCGGAAAGAGCGTCTGCGTCAACTCCCTGATTTGTTCCCTTCTGTATCGCAGGACGCCCAAGCAGGTGCGACTGATTCTTGTAGACCCCAAAGTCGTCGAGCTGACCATCTACAACGGCATCCCTCATCTCCTGACTCCGGTGATTACCGAGGCAAAGAAGACCATTAAGGCGCTGAACTTCTGTTTGGCAGAGATGGAGAGAAGGTATCGCTTGCTCCAGAGCCTGGGAGCGCGGAACATCAAGGCGTACAACAAGAAGTTGCAGACTGAGCGCATAGCGCGGGAAAAGCTGCCCTACATTGTTGTAATCATCGATGAGTTCGCTGACATCATGCTCACCCTGGGCAAGGACCTGGAAGGTATCCTGAGCCGTCTGGCGGCCATGAGCCGCGCCGTAGGCATCCATCTGGTGCTGGCGACCCAACGGCCTTCCATGGATGTCATCACAGGAACGATTAAGAGCAACATTCCCTCGCGCATCGCTTTTGCGGTGACAAGCAACACCAACAGCCGCATCATCATTGATGAAGGCGGAGCGGAAAAACTTCTGGGAAAGGGCGACATGCTATACATGAGCAACACGGATCCTATTCCTTCCCGCATCCAAGGAACTTTCCTGTCTGATGAAGAAGTGGAAGCAATCGCCAGCTATGCCCGAACGCAGGGAGAGCCTGATTATCTTGATGAGGCGATTTTCGAGGATGATGAACCTGAAAGCACTTCATCAGGAGACAGCGGCGAGGACTTGGGCGATGATGACGAGGCAATGATGCGTCGTGCCCTGGAAATTGTGGTGGAACGCAAGTGCGCCAGCGCATCCTTCCTCCAGCGTCGCCTGAAGATTGGCTACAACCGCGCTGCGCGTCTTGTCGAGGAAATGGAGGAGATGGGCTATGTCGGTCCTGCCAACGGAAGCAAGCCCCGTGAGCTGCTCCGCTATCCTGACTGA
- a CDS encoding ABC transporter ATP-binding protein, protein MLRRFLSYYVPQKKLFVVDMSAALISSGLSVVFPMLTRELLKTYIPGRDLTAILATAGIMLGIYLLDMLMTYIRIRWGHILGVRMETRMRADLFDHIQKLSFGWFDKVKTGHLMSRITNDLFEITEVAHHGPEDLVISLVTIISAYAVMFAYNPLLALISIIPLPVMLFYGIRYGRRMKEKFRAVRRTVADVNASVENSLMGIREVKSFTREKWQSHKFKEVNDLLKEGKTQQYTVMGGFHSMMGFLRNVYYLFTVVGGAVLIFQGKVESYDLVAFILYVGIVLPPIDRLINFTEQAQLGIASFERFAEIMTVQPDIVDKEGAKDLKISSGEIRYENVDFSYEDGEEVLRGLNLTIPGGTTAALVGESGVGKTTVASLLPRFYETTSGRILIDGQDVKDLSQTSIRHNIGFVQQNVYLFDASIRENLLYGKSDATDAELHAALEAANLSQFISQLPQGLDTLVGERGVRLSGGQKQRLSIARVFLKDPAILIFDEATSSLDTESEALIQGAFKRLSRGRTSIVIAHRLTTIKDADTIFVIEDGHVAESGNHHDLLEKGGAYARLVHAQDFL, encoded by the coding sequence ATGCTGAGACGTTTTCTGTCCTATTACGTCCCCCAGAAAAAACTGTTCGTAGTGGACATGAGCGCAGCCCTGATATCTTCAGGGCTGTCCGTCGTCTTCCCCATGCTGACACGGGAGTTGCTCAAGACCTATATTCCCGGACGCGACCTGACCGCCATACTTGCCACCGCCGGAATCATGCTGGGCATTTACCTGCTGGACATGCTGATGACCTACATCCGCATCAGGTGGGGGCATATTCTGGGAGTGCGCATGGAAACCCGGATGCGCGCCGATCTTTTCGACCATATCCAGAAGCTCTCCTTCGGGTGGTTCGACAAGGTGAAGACCGGGCATCTGATGAGCCGTATTACCAATGATCTCTTTGAGATTACCGAGGTGGCTCATCACGGGCCGGAAGATTTGGTGATCAGCCTGGTCACCATCATTTCCGCTTATGCTGTCATGTTCGCCTACAATCCTCTCCTTGCGCTGATTTCCATTATTCCGCTTCCCGTCATGCTGTTCTACGGTATTCGCTACGGCAGAAGGATGAAGGAAAAGTTCCGGGCGGTTCGGCGTACCGTGGCTGATGTCAACGCATCAGTGGAGAACTCCCTGATGGGCATCCGTGAAGTCAAATCTTTCACCAGGGAGAAATGGCAGAGCCATAAGTTCAAGGAAGTGAATGACCTGCTCAAAGAGGGAAAGACACAGCAGTATACGGTAATGGGAGGCTTCCATTCTATGATGGGATTCCTGCGTAACGTCTACTACCTGTTCACCGTTGTCGGGGGTGCTGTCCTCATCTTTCAGGGAAAAGTCGAAAGCTACGACCTTGTCGCCTTCATCCTCTACGTGGGCATTGTCTTGCCTCCGATCGACCGTCTGATCAACTTCACCGAACAGGCACAGCTTGGCATAGCGAGCTTCGAGCGTTTTGCCGAGATTATGACTGTCCAGCCGGACATTGTTGACAAAGAAGGTGCCAAGGATTTGAAAATTTCTTCAGGTGAGATCCGCTATGAAAATGTGGACTTCTCCTATGAGGACGGAGAAGAAGTCCTCCGCGGTCTGAACTTGACCATACCGGGCGGTACGACTGCCGCGCTGGTTGGGGAATCCGGGGTGGGCAAGACTACCGTTGCAAGCCTGCTGCCTCGTTTTTATGAGACGACATCAGGACGCATCCTCATTGATGGACAGGATGTGAAGGATTTGTCCCAGACATCGATTCGTCACAACATCGGTTTCGTCCAGCAGAACGTCTATCTCTTTGATGCTTCCATACGGGAGAACCTGCTCTACGGCAAGAGTGATGCCACCGACGCCGAGCTTCACGCTGCTTTGGAAGCCGCGAACCTTTCACAATTCATTTCCCAGCTTCCCCAAGGACTCGATACCTTGGTAGGTGAACGGGGAGTACGGCTGTCCGGTGGCCAGAAGCAGCGTCTCTCCATTGCCCGTGTGTTCCTCAAGGATCCTGCCATCCTGATTTTCGATGAAGCGACATCGTCCCTTGATACGGAAAGTGAAGCCCTAATCCAAGGGGCATTCAAGCGATTGTCCCGTGGACGCACATCTATTGTGATAGCTCATAGGTTGACGACCATAAAAGATGCGGATACCATTTTCGTTATTGAAGACGGACATGTCGCGGAGTCAGGAAACCATCATGATCTGCTGGAGAAGGGTGGTGCGTATGCTCGACTCGTCCATGCCCAGGATTTCTTATAA
- a CDS encoding aminotransferase class IV has product MSVGEHAMCNGQVIAAVDAVVPVTLREVQYSFSVYEALRVIRHHAVHLDDHLRRLENSCRGIRLEHPFSYEDIGTWVRTFITTDNLESATLRILLIGGGDKSLCFITASPLLTYPDSCYEKGVTVRTYVGERFLPQVKTSNLLMSYLALREAQDSQAFEAVFINRDGQVLEGSRSNFFAFRNGVLYTAPASLVLEGITRDRVLAAASRLGIPVSFEPPLITELMDGLYDEAFISSTSMGAMPVSAMDGRSFSGTYDRTSSICRLIRQWELED; this is encoded by the coding sequence ATGAGTGTCGGAGAACACGCAATGTGCAACGGGCAGGTGATAGCGGCGGTTGACGCCGTGGTTCCTGTCACTTTGCGCGAGGTGCAGTACAGCTTCAGTGTCTATGAGGCTTTGCGTGTCATCCGTCACCATGCCGTACACCTTGACGACCATCTCAGGCGTCTGGAGAATTCCTGCCGGGGAATACGCTTGGAGCATCCTTTTTCCTATGAAGACATAGGAACATGGGTGCGCACTTTCATTACGACCGACAATCTGGAAAGCGCGACGCTCCGCATCCTGCTCATAGGAGGGGGAGATAAGAGTCTGTGCTTCATAACAGCCTCTCCGTTGCTGACCTATCCTGATTCTTGTTACGAAAAAGGAGTCACGGTAAGAACCTATGTCGGCGAACGGTTCCTTCCCCAGGTGAAGACAAGCAATCTCCTGATGAGTTATCTGGCTTTGAGGGAAGCCCAGGACTCACAGGCGTTTGAAGCTGTGTTCATTAACCGGGACGGACAGGTTCTGGAAGGCTCACGGAGCAATTTCTTCGCATTCCGCAACGGAGTGTTGTATACGGCTCCCGCTTCCTTGGTTCTGGAAGGCATCACGCGCGACCGTGTCTTGGCTGCGGCATCGCGACTGGGTATTCCGGTTTCCTTTGAGCCGCCGCTCATCACTGAACTGATGGACGGTCTGTATGACGAAGCATTCATTTCTTCCACCAGCATGGGTGCCATGCCGGTGTCTGCCATGGATGGCAGGAGTTTTTCAGGAACTTACGACAGGACTTCATCCATCTGCCGTCTGATACGGCAGTGGGAACTGGAGGACTGA
- a CDS encoding DEAD/DEAH box helicase, with the protein MKFTELPLHHTVLEGIGQAGFSDCMPVQERVLPVSLAGKDVMIQSKTGSGKTAVFLITILEKYVRAAEERAKAAKDSPEAEKSLPVALIVSPTRELAVQIEEDARILSATLPGYRVGCFYGGVGYGGQDKLIAEGCDLYVGTPGRLLDYHKMRRLDFRMFDTFVVDEADRMFDMGFYPDIQKMFSSMRPVSERQTMLFSATLSTRVRNLAWSYMSSPEEIEVQPEEITVNKIQQELYHISKDEKFRLFLQVLTKENPDNALIFTNTKAKSVEVCKRLLLNGYKAEYLMGDMPQKKRLSTIDRMKDGKIKFLVATDVAARGLQIDDLQLVVNYDIPEDFENYVHRIGRTARAGKTGKSITFADEEYIYGLEAIENYIQMKIPVVWPEEGSLPDVEDKSAGKTFRQLVSREEYAGHSHETIPGGNRTGRRGTRGPSSRSGSKSEGKREGKREGKRERPAQGAQDSPRKPAALPRVAEDGAKAATTPTGGGRAGSRQAMRSRGGKSYADIKNMSLEERMAYYKKQYGGESSEADASRKTGNVRKDGRQQGDRPQGDRRREDSRTQKTSAASSSAPSSSASPQRTRRPNLTVPGGAGLDARRIVTEATTRPKDEVPRKEGFFSRLRGLFGGKK; encoded by the coding sequence ATGAAATTTACTGAATTACCCTTGCACCATACGGTGCTGGAGGGCATCGGGCAAGCCGGTTTTTCCGATTGCATGCCCGTACAGGAACGCGTGCTGCCGGTTTCCCTTGCAGGCAAGGATGTCATGATCCAATCAAAGACGGGAAGCGGAAAGACCGCTGTGTTCCTCATCACCATCCTGGAGAAATACGTCCGGGCGGCGGAAGAAAGGGCCAAGGCCGCGAAAGATTCTCCTGAAGCTGAGAAATCCTTGCCGGTCGCCCTGATTGTCTCTCCGACCCGTGAACTGGCTGTCCAAATAGAGGAAGATGCGCGGATACTGTCCGCGACATTGCCCGGTTATCGTGTCGGCTGTTTCTACGGAGGCGTGGGCTACGGTGGTCAAGATAAGCTGATTGCCGAGGGATGCGATTTGTACGTGGGAACCCCCGGTCGGCTTCTGGACTATCACAAGATGCGCAGACTCGACTTCCGCATGTTCGATACCTTTGTCGTTGACGAGGCCGACCGTATGTTCGACATGGGTTTCTATCCTGACATCCAGAAGATGTTCAGCAGCATGCGCCCTGTGAGCGAGCGGCAGACCATGCTTTTCAGCGCGACGTTGAGTACACGGGTGCGCAATCTTGCATGGAGCTACATGAGCAGTCCGGAGGAAATAGAAGTCCAGCCGGAGGAAATCACCGTCAACAAGATACAGCAGGAGTTGTACCACATCTCAAAAGATGAGAAGTTCAGGCTTTTTCTCCAGGTGCTCACCAAGGAAAATCCCGATAATGCCCTGATTTTTACCAATACCAAGGCCAAGAGCGTAGAAGTCTGCAAGCGTCTGCTCCTCAATGGTTACAAGGCTGAGTATTTGATGGGGGACATGCCCCAGAAGAAAAGGCTCAGCACCATTGACAGGATGAAGGATGGCAAGATTAAGTTCTTGGTTGCTACCGATGTCGCCGCCCGCGGTTTGCAGATAGATGATTTACAACTGGTAGTAAACTATGATATTCCAGAAGATTTCGAAAACTATGTCCACCGTATCGGTCGTACCGCGCGAGCCGGAAAGACAGGCAAATCGATTACCTTTGCCGATGAAGAATACATCTACGGACTTGAGGCGATTGAAAACTATATCCAGATGAAGATTCCCGTAGTCTGGCCGGAGGAAGGTTCGCTTCCCGATGTAGAGGACAAGAGCGCGGGCAAGACTTTCCGACAGCTTGTCAGTCGTGAGGAATATGCTGGACATTCCCATGAGACTATCCCCGGTGGAAACAGGACAGGACGCCGTGGCACAAGAGGTCCGTCCTCCCGTTCCGGCTCAAAAAGCGAAGGAAAACGGGAAGGAAAGCGCGAAGGAAAACGGGAGCGTCCTGCACAGGGCGCACAGGACTCCCCCCGCAAGCCCGCGGCTCTACCCCGTGTGGCGGAAGACGGAGCGAAAGCTGCGACAACCCCAACCGGCGGCGGGAGAGCTGGAAGCAGGCAGGCAATGCGCTCACGGGGAGGCAAGAGCTACGCTGACATCAAGAACATGTCGTTGGAAGAACGGATGGCATATTACAAGAAGCAATATGGCGGTGAATCCTCCGAAGCCGACGCTTCCCGAAAAACAGGAAATGTCCGCAAGGATGGCAGGCAGCAGGGCGACAGACCACAAGGCGACAGGCGTCGTGAGGATTCCAGAACACAGAAGACTTCCGCTGCTTCATCTTCTGCTCCATCTTCCTCGGCTTCCCCGCAACGGACACGCCGCCCAAACCTGACGGTTCCCGGAGGAGCCGGGCTGGATGCCAGACGCATAGTTACGGAGGCTACCACCCGTCCCAAGGATGAAGTGCCGCGAAAAGAAGGTTTCTTCTCCCGCTTGCGGGGGCTGTTCGGCGGGAAGAAGTAA
- the mnmG gene encoding tRNA uridine-5-carboxymethylaminomethyl(34) synthesis enzyme MnmG translates to MDYEAIVVGGGHAGIEASLALARMGHRTLLVTQSLDTIGRMSCNPAIGGLAKGNLVREVDALGGQMGLLIDATTIQFRILNRRRGPAVQAPRAQADKFSYSRLAKETLEVQKGLSLFMDTVTDLIVSEDGRRVEGVVTERGHRIGARTVVVTTGTFMDGRIFIGDYDASSGRLGEPAAMGLGSSLRRLGFDVGRLKTGTPARVRRSSLDFSRLEVQPGDGAMQPFSFMTGKIHRPQMDCYITWTTDVTHQIIRDNIGRSPLYGGKISGKGPRYCPSIEDKVVRFPERERHQIFVEPEGEGTEEMYLNGLSSSLPEDVQTAFIHTLPGLERAEVMRPGYAVEYDYLNPIQLLPSLETKKLEGLFLAGQTNGTSGYEEAAAQGLMAGINAALVLSGEKPLILSRSDAYIGVLIDDLVTKGTQEPYRMFTSRAEYRLNLRHDDADQRLTPLSHAHGLATGERMERLKEKARAIAEVKAILTASRKGSQSATEILKRPEVSIADILADVPSLSTYDEAVLQQVELDVKYEGYILRQEREVERFARLENILIPDGFNYDKVDGISNESREKFKQILPRSLGQAGRISGVRSSDIAILMVHISQEKQERQVNGAVPSMGEALEETLESGDEDGNGL, encoded by the coding sequence ATGGATTATGAAGCTATAGTGGTGGGTGGAGGCCATGCGGGGATAGAAGCCTCACTTGCCCTTGCCCGCATGGGTCACCGGACGCTGTTGGTCACCCAGTCCCTTGATACCATAGGAAGGATGAGCTGCAATCCGGCGATAGGCGGACTTGCCAAAGGGAATCTTGTCCGCGAGGTCGATGCCCTGGGAGGGCAGATGGGGCTTCTCATTGATGCGACAACGATACAGTTCCGCATCCTGAACCGCAGGAGAGGCCCTGCCGTCCAAGCTCCCCGCGCACAGGCGGACAAGTTCAGCTATTCCCGTCTGGCAAAGGAAACGCTGGAGGTTCAGAAGGGACTCTCTTTGTTCATGGATACTGTCACCGACCTGATTGTCTCGGAGGACGGACGCCGGGTTGAAGGTGTCGTGACCGAACGTGGACACCGCATTGGAGCGCGGACGGTCGTCGTGACCACCGGGACTTTCATGGATGGCCGTATCTTCATTGGTGACTATGATGCCTCATCCGGGCGTCTGGGAGAGCCGGCTGCCATGGGTCTGGGCTCCAGCCTGCGCCGCCTGGGGTTTGATGTCGGACGTTTGAAAACCGGAACCCCGGCACGGGTCAGACGTTCCAGCTTGGATTTTTCCCGGCTTGAAGTCCAGCCAGGAGATGGGGCCATGCAGCCCTTCTCGTTCATGACAGGCAAAATACATCGACCGCAGATGGATTGCTATATCACATGGACTACTGATGTGACGCACCAGATTATCCGTGACAATATAGGACGTTCTCCGCTGTACGGCGGGAAGATTTCCGGGAAAGGCCCCCGCTACTGTCCTTCCATCGAGGACAAGGTGGTTCGCTTTCCTGAAAGGGAACGCCACCAGATATTCGTGGAACCGGAAGGAGAGGGCACGGAAGAAATGTATCTCAACGGACTGTCATCTTCTTTGCCGGAGGATGTCCAGACGGCGTTCATTCACACACTTCCCGGCCTGGAACGCGCTGAAGTCATGAGGCCGGGTTATGCGGTGGAATATGACTACCTCAATCCTATCCAGCTTCTTCCATCCCTGGAGACAAAAAAATTGGAAGGGTTGTTCCTTGCCGGACAGACGAACGGAACCAGTGGTTATGAGGAAGCCGCCGCGCAAGGTTTGATGGCAGGCATCAATGCCGCGCTCGTTCTTTCCGGTGAGAAGCCGCTGATTCTGTCCCGCTCCGACGCGTATATCGGAGTTCTCATTGATGACTTGGTGACGAAAGGAACACAGGAACCGTACCGCATGTTCACCAGTCGGGCTGAATACCGCTTGAACCTTCGCCATGATGACGCAGATCAACGGCTGACGCCGCTGTCGCATGCCCATGGATTGGCAACCGGGGAACGGATGGAACGGTTGAAGGAGAAGGCGCGTGCCATTGCGGAAGTGAAAGCCATTCTCACAGCCTCCCGCAAAGGTTCCCAGTCGGCGACAGAAATCCTGAAACGTCCGGAGGTCAGCATTGCCGATATTCTCGCTGATGTTCCATCCCTCTCCACATATGATGAAGCGGTACTCCAGCAGGTCGAATTGGATGTGAAGTATGAAGGATACATCCTCCGGCAGGAGAGGGAAGTGGAACGTTTCGCCCGGCTGGAGAACATTCTGATTCCTGATGGCTTCAATTATGACAAGGTTGATGGCATATCAAACGAGTCCCGTGAGAAATTCAAGCAAATCCTGCCGCGTTCCTTGGGACAGGCGGGACGGATCAGCGGAGTACGGTCCTCGGACATTGCCATACTCATGGTGCATATCTCCCAGGAAAAGCAGGAAAGACAGGTGAATGGCGCGGTTCCTTCCATGGGAGAAGCCTTGGAAGAAACCTTGGAAAGCGGAGATGAAGATGGAAACGGACTATGA
- the rsmG gene encoding 16S rRNA (guanine(527)-N(7))-methyltransferase RsmG, with protein sequence MKMETDYDLCRSGIAELGLGFTENQHGQLEKYLSELTLWNPVYRLVNAEGRDIVIRHLLDSLAAVPILRSLLDESPAGSREVCDVGSGPGLPGIPLAIAMPDVRFTLIERMGRRADFLANALAACSLDGRVNVVQRDINEIRGKFPVVTFRAFHPLPDIIEPVSRLLDDGGTICAYKSREENVALELERITEMTKTGKSGSESGWKSKLISIHIPYLDAIRTLCLLSRA encoded by the coding sequence ATGAAGATGGAAACGGACTATGACCTGTGTCGTTCAGGTATTGCGGAACTTGGCTTGGGTTTTACGGAGAATCAGCACGGACAACTGGAAAAATATCTTTCCGAACTGACCTTGTGGAATCCGGTGTACCGTCTCGTCAACGCGGAAGGACGGGATATTGTGATCCGGCATCTGCTGGATAGCCTTGCCGCCGTTCCTATCCTGCGTTCCCTTTTAGATGAGTCCCCCGCGGGTTCCAGGGAGGTTTGTGATGTTGGTTCCGGGCCGGGGTTGCCCGGTATTCCCCTTGCCATTGCCATGCCCGATGTACGCTTTACCCTGATTGAAAGAATGGGACGTCGTGCTGATTTTTTGGCAAACGCCCTGGCTGCATGTTCGCTGGATGGGAGAGTGAACGTTGTCCAGAGGGATATCAATGAGATTCGTGGGAAATTTCCCGTTGTGACCTTCCGTGCCTTCCACCCTCTGCCGGACATCATAGAACCAGTTTCACGCCTCCTTGATGATGGCGGAACCATCTGTGCGTACAAAAGTCGGGAAGAAAACGTGGCTCTTGAACTTGAGCGTATCACAGAAATGACAAAAACAGGGAAATCAGGCAGTGAATCTGGATGGAAAAGTAAACTTATCTCTATACATATACCGTATTTAGATGCTATCAGAACGCTTTGCCTCTTGAGCCGTGCATAA